In the Flavisolibacter tropicus genome, one interval contains:
- a CDS encoding SusC/RagA family TonB-linked outer membrane protein: protein MKRFTLAVFMLMLFHALVIAQTITVTGKITTGNGEAVPFATVTVAGSTTAVQADANGNFTISARQGAQLVASATGFQPQTITVNGNTANFNIQRGTGQLQEVVVTAFGQRRSRNQVPYAAQQVTGDDVSKNRSSNFMQNLSGRVSGLEMRQSNTLGGSTNVVLRGTKTMISSNQALFVIDGVPINNSNQKSIDPVTGVAQQSVGRGGYDYGSNAADVNPDDIESITVLKGAAATALYGSRGGNGVILITTKKGVRGVGVTVNSSIGIGKYDKSTFPTYQHSYGAGYGPFYGPNQDAYFDKRDINGDGVDDLVAPFYEDASYGAPFDPSLLVYQWHAFDPNSPNYGKATPWVAAANDPSTFLETAISSNQSIMVDGANDKGSFKLGYTRTDDKGILPNSLVTKNIVNFGSVYSIVPKLTVGGNINYTNTNGKGRYGTGYDDKNVMTNFRQWWEMNVDIKEQKDAYFANHENITWNWTDADILTPIYWDNPYFSRYENYETDTRDRYFGNINVTYKPLDWLSILGRVSRDAFDELQEERQAVGSVTTSSYVKRNRKVNETNYDLIANFDRDLNTDINFKGLIGTNVRRERSQFILSSTNNGLIIPKVYALSNTTNPITAPIESDARRQVWGNFAGVTFTWRDMVTLDATIRNDQSSTLPKGNNSYWYPSVSGGFTFSRLLSNFDWLSYGKVRANYAEVGNDTDPYATTETYQIGSPFGSNPLVSVTGINANPNLLPEKTKSYEFGLEASFFKNRLGFDATYYNAKTFNQIYPVPLSTSIGYNSRWFNSGDVRNKGWEVTMFGTPIQKHDFSWNINLNWTRNRNKVESLYTDPNDPSIKIDNVVLVPNFQGGVTLNATLGQPYGTIRGTDFIYHENGQPIINQSNGRPMRTTSSNIVIGNINPDWVGGINNALRYKNASLSFLIDMRQGGDVYSLDRYYGLATGLYPESAGLNDLGNPSRLPLSQGGGVILPGVAPDGKPNTVRADNNQFGLYGYRRQPNKAFVYNASFVKLREVVLGYSLPKSVMSKLNPFKSIDFSLIGRNLWIIHKDLPYADPEENISAGNFQGLQSGAYPSVKTYTFNLRFRF from the coding sequence ATGAAAAGATTCACATTAGCGGTCTTTATGCTAATGCTTTTTCATGCATTAGTAATTGCCCAGACAATTACCGTAACGGGTAAAATCACCACAGGAAACGGGGAGGCTGTACCATTTGCTACTGTTACTGTTGCTGGCTCTACTACTGCTGTTCAGGCAGATGCAAACGGTAATTTTACAATTTCAGCACGTCAAGGTGCCCAGTTGGTAGCCTCCGCCACAGGCTTTCAACCTCAAACAATTACCGTAAATGGCAACACTGCCAATTTCAACATTCAAAGAGGTACGGGCCAATTGCAAGAAGTAGTGGTTACTGCGTTTGGACAAAGAAGGAGTAGAAACCAGGTGCCTTATGCAGCACAACAAGTAACTGGAGATGATGTTTCTAAGAACCGCAGCTCCAACTTTATGCAAAACCTCTCAGGCCGGGTCTCTGGTTTGGAAATGCGCCAATCTAACACTTTAGGTGGCTCAACAAACGTAGTACTACGGGGTACAAAAACCATGATTAGTAGTAATCAGGCTTTGTTTGTTATTGATGGTGTTCCTATTAACAACAGCAACCAAAAATCTATAGATCCAGTTACTGGTGTTGCCCAGCAAAGCGTTGGCCGTGGTGGTTATGACTATGGTAGCAATGCTGCAGACGTTAACCCCGATGACATTGAAAGTATCACTGTTTTAAAAGGCGCCGCTGCTACTGCCCTCTATGGCTCTCGTGGTGGCAATGGCGTTATTTTAATAACTACTAAAAAAGGAGTAAGAGGTGTAGGCGTTACAGTAAATTCCAGTATAGGCATAGGCAAGTATGATAAATCTACTTTTCCAACCTATCAACACAGTTATGGCGCCGGATATGGTCCATTCTATGGTCCAAACCAGGATGCCTATTTTGATAAGAGAGATATAAATGGCGATGGTGTGGATGATCTGGTAGCTCCCTTTTATGAAGATGCCTCTTATGGTGCCCCCTTTGATCCCAGTTTACTGGTATACCAATGGCACGCATTTGATCCGAACTCTCCTAATTATGGAAAAGCTACGCCTTGGGTAGCTGCAGCAAATGATCCTTCTACTTTCTTAGAAACAGCCATCTCTTCTAATCAAAGCATTATGGTGGATGGCGCCAATGATAAAGGATCATTTAAGCTTGGATATACACGTACAGATGATAAAGGTATTTTACCTAACAGTCTTGTTACTAAAAACATAGTCAACTTTGGTAGCGTCTATAGCATCGTACCAAAACTAACAGTAGGTGGAAATATCAACTATACGAACACCAACGGTAAAGGTCGTTATGGTACTGGTTATGATGACAAAAACGTAATGACCAACTTCCGTCAATGGTGGGAGATGAACGTGGATATTAAAGAACAAAAAGACGCCTATTTTGCTAATCATGAAAACATTACCTGGAACTGGACAGATGCAGATATACTAACACCAATTTATTGGGATAATCCCTATTTCAGTCGATACGAGAACTATGAAACCGATACCCGAGACCGCTATTTCGGAAATATAAACGTTACGTATAAGCCCCTGGATTGGCTAAGCATATTGGGTAGGGTTTCTCGTGATGCCTTTGATGAACTACAGGAAGAACGACAAGCTGTAGGTAGCGTTACTACATCTTCCTATGTCAAAAGAAATCGAAAAGTAAATGAGACCAACTATGATCTGATCGCCAATTTTGACCGCGACCTAAATACAGATATTAATTTCAAAGGATTAATTGGTACAAACGTCCGCAGAGAACGCAGCCAATTCATATTGAGCTCTACAAACAACGGTCTGATCATTCCAAAGGTCTATGCGCTATCTAATACAACGAACCCAATTACAGCGCCTATTGAATCAGACGCCAGACGCCAGGTATGGGGTAATTTCGCTGGAGTAACCTTTACATGGCGCGATATGGTAACCTTAGATGCCACTATCCGCAATGACCAATCTTCAACACTCCCTAAGGGTAATAATAGTTATTGGTATCCATCAGTTTCTGGTGGCTTTACTTTCTCCAGATTGTTGAGCAATTTCGACTGGCTGAGCTATGGTAAGGTTAGAGCCAACTATGCTGAAGTGGGTAATGATACTGACCCATATGCAACTACCGAAACCTATCAAATTGGTAGTCCATTTGGTTCCAACCCACTAGTATCAGTTACTGGTATCAATGCCAACCCCAATTTGCTTCCAGAAAAAACAAAGAGTTATGAGTTTGGTTTAGAGGCTTCCTTCTTTAAGAATCGCTTAGGCTTTGATGCCACTTACTATAATGCCAAAACGTTTAACCAGATCTATCCGGTTCCTCTATCTACTTCTATCGGTTATAACTCCCGGTGGTTCAACTCTGGTGATGTACGCAACAAAGGCTGGGAAGTTACAATGTTTGGTACACCCATTCAAAAGCACGACTTCTCTTGGAACATTAATTTGAACTGGACACGCAATAGAAACAAGGTAGAATCTTTGTATACCGATCCAAATGATCCTAGCATTAAGATTGACAACGTGGTGTTAGTGCCCAACTTCCAGGGTGGCGTAACACTGAATGCGACTTTAGGACAGCCTTATGGTACTATTCGAGGTACCGATTTTATTTATCACGAAAATGGTCAGCCGATCATTAACCAATCGAATGGACGTCCCATGAGAACCACTTCATCCAATATTGTGATTGGTAATATCAATCCGGATTGGGTAGGTGGTATCAATAATGCCTTGCGTTATAAAAATGCATCGCTGAGCTTCCTGATCGATATGCGGCAAGGTGGTGATGTATACTCCCTCGATAGGTACTATGGTCTGGCTACTGGATTATATCCTGAATCAGCAGGCCTGAATGATTTAGGCAACCCTTCAAGATTACCACTTTCGCAAGGTGGTGGCGTAATTTTACCAGGTGTAGCGCCCGATGGCAAGCCGAACACAGTTCGCGCTGACAATAACCAATTTGGTTTATATGGTTATAGACGCCAACCTAACAAGGCCTTTGTTTACAATGCCAGTTTTGTAAAACTGAGAGAAGTGGTATTAGGTTACTCATTACCTAAATCAGTAATGAGCAAGCTGAATCCATTTAAGAGTATTGATTTTTCATTAATTGGCCGCAACTTATGGATCATTCATAAAGATCTTCCATATGCCGACCCTGAAGAGAATATCAGTGCCGGTAACTTCCAAGGTCTGCAAAGTGGTGCATACCCTTCTGTAAAGACCTATACTTTCAACCTACGTTTTAGATTCTAA
- a CDS encoding DUF3347 domain-containing protein, whose amino-acid sequence MKKIVLLVVLALIGVLAWWLLETKKKPKDETPDLQPVAVSKYSRDFINAVDTALNNYYLLSETFVNWDSTLLADRAKNLQTNIEKVPFDELKKDTVIYQTATSYLDGFKTDLATIAGQGDITSKRRAFNTFSDNLYTLLRVVKYDGGKVYMAECPMAFNDSEAAMWLSKTGEIRNPYLGLHHPRYKGGMLECGEVKDSLAFMAQTK is encoded by the coding sequence ATGAAGAAAATTGTATTACTAGTTGTATTGGCTTTGATTGGCGTACTTGCATGGTGGTTATTAGAAACTAAGAAAAAACCAAAAGATGAAACCCCTGATCTGCAACCTGTAGCTGTAAGTAAATACAGCCGGGACTTTATAAATGCAGTAGATACTGCTTTAAACAATTATTATCTTCTATCTGAAACCTTTGTTAATTGGGATAGTACCCTTTTGGCTGATCGGGCCAAAAACCTGCAAACCAATATTGAAAAGGTTCCTTTTGATGAGCTGAAAAAAGATACTGTTATTTATCAAACAGCCACATCTTACTTGGATGGCTTCAAAACAGACTTAGCTACCATTGCTGGTCAAGGTGACATAACAAGCAAGCGCAGAGCCTTTAATACATTTTCAGATAACCTTTATACCCTATTACGTGTTGTTAAATATGATGGTGGTAAAGTGTATATGGCCGAGTGTCCAATGGCCTTTAATGATTCAGAAGCCGCCATGTGGTTGAGCAAGACAGGTGAAATACGCAACCCTTATTTGGGCTTACACCATCCGAGGTATAAAGGGGGGATGTTAGAGTGCGGCGAAGTAAAGGACAGCCTTGCATTTATGGCTCAAACAAAATAA
- a CDS encoding TonB-dependent receptor — protein sequence MRSILIGLFCLMSIAGQSQTKFAINGYVRDSASGESIIGATIAVSGLTKTITTNQYGYYSITLDSGAHLLMASHVSYFAKQLSLSLQASQQLDFLLTSKSAAMNEVVVYSRQKDANVKNAQMGKIDLSISQIKSVPAFMGEVDILKTIQLLPGVRNAGEGNAGFYVRGGGPDQNLILLDDAIVYNTGHLFGFFSIFNSDAIKNVSLIKGGMPAQYGGRISSVLDISMKDGNSQVFTGEGGIGAISSRLSLQGPILKNKSSFIISGRRTYIDALLKPFVSKKSNAYGSGYFFYDLNTKANFQLSEKDRLFLSGYFGRDVFAYKNAQRSFRADIPWGNSTATLRWNHIFNRRLFANTTLVYNDYNFTFGAAQNNFELALASGIKDGGAKIDFDYYPAARHKVRFGGQSTLHKFIPNVVSGRQDSVVFNPSNEDVKYALENGLYIQDDWDITSKLKVNVGLRWSSFSQKGPYTRYIRDQNENKLDSIYYSSFQTIKNYSGFEPRFTIRYTLDESTSLKAAITRNLQFTHLVSNSGTTLPTDLWVPSTFMVKPQTCWQYSAGIFKNFNNNQFETSLEVYYKDMRNQIEYKEGYTPALKDPEVDFVFGRGWSYGSELFINKVRGRLTGWIGYTLSWTWRKFDQLNGGEKFPAKYDRRHDLSIVGNYELSPKWKLGSVFVYGTGNATSLPVRFYFVEGVLTQEYSKINQYRLAPYHRLDISATYTPRPFNKKRFQSSWVFGIYNVYSRLNPYFVYFDQDGSIINGDLKIEARQVSLFPILPSVTWNFKF from the coding sequence ATGCGCTCCATACTGATAGGACTATTTTGTTTGATGTCGATTGCTGGACAGTCTCAAACCAAATTTGCCATCAATGGATATGTAAGAGATAGCGCCAGTGGTGAAAGCATTATTGGCGCTACTATTGCTGTCAGCGGTCTGACAAAAACGATTACAACCAATCAGTATGGCTATTATTCTATCACATTAGATTCTGGCGCTCATTTGCTCATGGCGTCTCATGTATCCTATTTTGCCAAGCAACTATCCCTTTCATTACAGGCTAGCCAGCAATTAGATTTTTTGCTGACTTCTAAGTCTGCTGCTATGAATGAAGTAGTAGTTTATAGCAGACAAAAAGACGCTAATGTAAAGAATGCCCAAATGGGTAAGATTGACTTATCTATCAGCCAGATCAAAAGCGTTCCTGCCTTTATGGGCGAAGTAGATATTTTAAAGACCATACAGTTGCTCCCAGGCGTGCGAAATGCGGGAGAGGGGAACGCTGGCTTTTATGTGCGAGGAGGTGGGCCAGATCAAAACCTGATCCTTTTAGATGATGCCATTGTTTATAATACAGGACATTTATTTGGCTTCTTTTCCATTTTCAACTCCGACGCTATTAAAAATGTATCCTTAATAAAAGGTGGGATGCCAGCCCAGTATGGAGGGCGCATTTCATCGGTACTGGATATATCCATGAAAGATGGAAATAGTCAAGTGTTTACTGGCGAAGGTGGTATTGGTGCTATTTCTTCCCGTTTGTCGCTACAAGGGCCGATCCTGAAAAACAAGTCGTCGTTTATTATTTCCGGACGTCGCACTTATATAGATGCTTTGCTTAAACCTTTTGTTAGTAAAAAGAGCAATGCTTATGGTTCAGGTTATTTCTTTTATGACCTTAATACCAAGGCCAACTTTCAGCTATCTGAAAAAGACAGGTTGTTTCTTAGTGGTTATTTTGGAAGAGATGTGTTTGCTTACAAGAACGCGCAGCGGTCTTTCCGTGCCGACATTCCCTGGGGTAATTCAACCGCTACACTTCGCTGGAACCATATTTTTAACCGTCGATTGTTTGCCAATACTACATTAGTATATAACGACTATAATTTCACTTTTGGTGCCGCTCAAAACAATTTTGAATTAGCCCTAGCCTCTGGAATAAAAGATGGTGGCGCAAAGATTGATTTTGATTATTACCCTGCAGCAAGGCACAAAGTGCGGTTTGGGGGGCAATCCACTTTGCATAAATTTATTCCCAATGTAGTATCTGGACGGCAGGATTCAGTGGTTTTTAATCCAAGCAATGAAGATGTCAAGTATGCCTTGGAGAATGGACTCTACATTCAAGACGACTGGGATATTACTAGTAAACTGAAGGTAAATGTAGGTTTGCGCTGGAGTTCTTTTTCACAAAAAGGGCCTTATACAAGGTATATAAGAGATCAAAATGAAAACAAGCTCGATAGTATCTATTATTCATCGTTTCAAACCATTAAAAACTACAGTGGCTTTGAGCCAAGATTTACAATAAGGTATACATTAGACGAGTCGACTTCTCTAAAGGCGGCCATTACCCGTAACTTACAGTTCACGCACTTGGTTAGTAATTCCGGCACCACATTACCAACTGATCTTTGGGTACCTAGTACGTTTATGGTAAAGCCACAAACATGTTGGCAATATTCAGCCGGTATATTTAAGAACTTTAATAACAATCAATTTGAAACCTCTTTAGAAGTCTATTATAAAGACATGAGGAACCAGATTGAGTATAAGGAAGGGTATACGCCTGCCTTAAAAGATCCTGAAGTAGACTTTGTGTTCGGAAGGGGCTGGAGCTATGGATCTGAGTTGTTTATCAATAAGGTAAGGGGGCGTCTTACCGGTTGGATCGGTTATACCTTATCGTGGACCTGGCGAAAGTTTGATCAGTTGAATGGAGGTGAGAAATTTCCTGCAAAATATGACCGTCGCCATGACTTATCTATTGTCGGTAACTATGAACTTAGTCCAAAATGGAAGTTGGGTAGTGTCTTTGTATATGGAACTGGTAATGCCACTTCATTGCCTGTTCGATTTTATTTTGTAGAAGGCGTACTTACGCAAGAATACAGCAAAATCAATCAATACCGGCTGGCCCCTTATCATCGTTTAGATATTTCCGCTACATATACACCCAGACCTTTTAATAAGAAACGATTTCAAAGCTCCTGGGTCTTTGGTATCTATAATGTTTACAGCCGTCTTAATCCTTACTTTGTTTATTTTGATCAAGATGGTAGTATCATTAACGGCGATCTAAAAATTGAGGCAAGGCAAGTTTCTTTATTTCCAATTCTACCATCTGTTACCTGGAACTTTAAGTTTTAA